The Triticum aestivum cultivar Chinese Spring chromosome 6D, IWGSC CS RefSeq v2.1, whole genome shotgun sequence genomic sequence TGGCGTGAATGTAGATAGCTGGCTACGGCCGGGAACGCGCGCGGATGCTTGAGGGGTTTTGGGTGGGATAGGTTCGTCAGGCGTGGGTGTGGCAGGGGTCTGGACGCCCGCAAAGCCCTCCCAGTTTGTCTTCGGTTTGCCGGAATGCGTCCGGACCGGTCGACGGACCGATCCAGGACCGCATGGCAAAACACGTCCGAACCGCTCGATCGGGATAGTTGCGGTGATTTGACGATCGGTGTTGGAGATGACCTAATCCCATTCATCAGGAGGGCTTCGATGGGCCGGGGAGATTCAACCCTTATTTGCTCGAGACCAACTGACAAACGATTATCCTTTGAGGGCTCTCGGGGGGAGGGGGGTTATTTTTGAGCGAGGGAGTGTTGCAAGTGGTGCGTTCAGCCGCGGTCATGTATCGTGTGTCGCGTTTTCTCTTGATTTCGGTTTTTTGTGTGCGAGTTTTTGATATTTTGGTTGTTCCTACGTTTTGGAGAAAAATATGTTTTTATTTTGCAAAGCAGAACCAACACATATTTGCTTTCGTGCACTTCTCAATAAGGGAAAAAACTGTTCTTCCATGAGAAGCACAAGCACATATTTGCTTTCACAAGTCTTCTTGCAAAAAAATTATGCTTCCATGAGAAGCACATATTTACTTCTGCCATGCTTCTCGAAAAACAAGAAAAAGTGAAAAATCGCAACAGGGCTTTTGGCTTCcggttttttcttccttttttgttgccgttttttttattttcattttgtttttctgttttcttcCCGGTTTCTTGGTTTCTGTTTTTTTGTGTGAAAAAGTTTGTCAAAAACTATTAACAGGAGATCTACTTTTGAAGGTCTCAATGCAagaaatccaatggtgaaaacgattTGGGATTTAGACGCCTAATTCAAGAggtaaaatattttaaataaacgAATCTAAGAAAAATGAAGAGAAAACACACAAATTGCAACAAGTGACCCACATGCAGTGCGCCACGTATTAGCCCCGAGAAGATGGGGAATGACCTTTGCATGGGTAAGCCTTAACTAATGAATTCATTGTTTCTCGTCTCTAGTGCAACTAAAGAGGGCGAGGCCCAAATTATCTACTACAATCAAACATGTCCGATAAAATTTTGCCAACGAGCTCAGCAAACAACTGATCCTATTCCCGGTGCGGGTCGGAGGATAGCGACCAAAGGTGCACCCCCGCTCGCGCATAATGTGATGGCCCGTTCGTCTGTTTTCCGCGTTTTCTTTTTCCTTCATTTTTTCtagttgtttttccttgttttttcatTTTTGGTTATTCTTTATGTTTTCTTTATTCTTCTTTCCTTTTCATTTTCATCCTTTATTCTTTATTTTCAATTTTTAATTTTGGAAATACATGATTTCTCTTGAAATTTGGAATATACTTTCCAATTCATGATTTTGTGAAATCctagaacattttttcaaattcccaaacaaattttgaaataagAGAACATTTTTGAAAGTCATTATTGTTTTAATTCAGAACAatcttcaaattcatgatttttattAAACCCGGAATATTTATCAATTttcgaacattttatgaaattcatGATTTTCTCAAGTCCGGGACATTTTAAAAATTCACGGTCACGGGAAAAATTTGAGATCCGAGAACACTCCTCAAAATCATGAATATCTTTTGAATTCATGTcatttttcaaattcatatttTATCGAAATCCAGGAACATTTTACTTAATTTGTGTTACTTTTTAGAAATCCTGGTACATTTTTTCTTCAAATTCACATTTTTTGAAATCCAAGAAAAATTCTCAAAATAGTGAAAAAAATAATTCGATTTTTAAAAGTTCAtgatcaatttttttaattttggtaATGTTTTTAAAATTCATTTTTAAATCCGTATTTTTCAAATTCCTGATTTTGTCCAAATTGGCAAACATTTATGAAAATCATGAAAAAAAATTAGATTCTGATTTTGTTAAATCATAAAAGTTTTTTGCAGTAGGAAAATTAAAAGAAAATGTCCCCATCGTGATTGATGCATGAACCATGAATCCATGATCGCTATCAATCAGAAGGAAAATGAAAAGAAAATCACACATTTCTGTGTAAAAAAACTATTTTTTGTACAAGTCAACAAGGATGTGATGTGTATGTCTATAAAATTTTAGGATGAAATAGCTTTAAATGCGATCTGTGCAAGAAAGACAAATTCCATGAACTTTGAGGATGAATAGTGCATCTACTAAAAAGTCTCGGATTTTTTTTTGTGTAGCACTCATTTTAACGTATTTCGTCCTGAAAATTTATACACATGTGCATCATATCTCTAAGTATATgtgtatttttcttaatttttttaaacACGCGGATTTGAATTTTGATTATTTCAAATTCGGCCTCCATGAAGGCCGGGCTCCATTCAACATTTTTGTAAGATGATGCACTACCTCTATAACTTTTTATAAGACGTTTTTAGTGTCTATGATAatatcaaaaaacgtcttatattaagttacGAAAGGGAGTAGTACTTAAACTCATGTTCTCCTGAAAATCCTAGTTAATCTACAGTCGACTGCATTACAACCAACTGAATCACTATCACAGTTGCACTACTTACTATTTGATGCATTTTAGATGCAAACAATTTGTTTGTACAGAGTAAGATATATTAGTTGAGTACTTACATAACTAATTATTTCAAATTAATGGTTACTGTATTCCTCTTTGGAATATGTATATCAACCTTTTTCTCCATTGTTCTGTTTCAGCGATGACATGGATCCAGCAGTTCCTGAAGACCCCGTCATGTTGTCATGTCGGAAGAAGAAAACTGCTGATACTATCTCCCTTGAAGCTGTGAAAGAGCACATCGACGAGTTCATCCATGCCTCCATGGATGAGCACCTGATCTACTTCAAGAAGATCATTTAGAAGGTATTTATGCTGAAGTTTAAACTTGAAACTTTAAGTCATCCTGCCTTTTCTGTTTGGTATGTTCATAATCAAGCCACTGGTTTTGTGTCGCTCAGATGCTTGGGGTGCCTACTAAAATAATGCATTGGTGGTCACCTAGTGGCTGCTTATTGCTTTTTTGGAAACAATATGTTTTTCTTCTTTTCCAACTATTATTGTATCCACTCTAATTTTCATGTAAGAAACTTTATACTATAGTCTAAGGTTTCGAGCCCTGGCAGGTTTATAGTATAGTAGGATCAATGGAAAAGCCTCTCGCGCTTGTGAAGCTATGTAAATTGTGTTCCCCTCTAGACTTGTGTTCTAAACCCACATGGTGACTTGATGTGATATTTCCACAACTATAAATCACGTGAGACTAACGGAAATATCTTTGACAATGCTGATAGAAAACTAAAGAGAAACATGTAAAAAAAATGAGGAGATGCTATGAACCGTCTTTTAGAGTTCAGTGTTTAAACTTTGACATTATTTCCCACTTTATCTTTATTTTTCGATCATTTGCCCTAAGTTGTGTTTTTGCTGATTTCTTAACTTTTTAACCCAAAATATCAGTACGTGAGATGGCCCATATACCCTCGTGGCAATTTTGCAATTTATCCCAAATCTTCTGTGCACGTGCCCCCTCGACGGAGCAGATCGATCGATTCTGGAGGGGTTCTTCACTTCTTCCTGTTGCTCCGGCTAATCCCAAAACGCTCACCATCTGAAAAAAGAAACCCCACCACCATCAGCCTCCCTGCTGCTCCGGCTATGCGGCGGCTACCGCTGCGACTCCTGCGCTCCGCGGCCGCCGGATCTCTCCGGAGCCCCGCCCCCTCACGTGGCTGTCCTGTCCCCCGAGCGCCACATCTGCCGGCGGAGGCAGCCGCCGCGCCGGCCGAGCTTGCCCGCTGGCTACCGCGGAGAGGGTACTCCCGGTTCGCGAGCGGATTCACCCCCTTGGAGCCGAAGAAGCTGGGATCCATCCTCGACGTCGAGCGCGCCAAGGGCCTCTCCCCCGAACACCTGGTCGCGGCATGGGATGACGTCAGTGCCCTTCCCCTTTTGCCCTACATTTTGTTTTCCTCCGTACTAGCGTTGAGGAGATCACATCCGTTGGCTGCCGTCGATAAGCGCACGAATTTCATTTTCTGTACTGGTAGATAACAAACGGTTTCAAGGTATTTGTCCCTAAGAAAAGTTAAGGTGTCTGAATGATGTCTAAGGATGAAAACAATGGAACCAAATCATCATAGCTATTTGTAAATCTGGAACCATGAGATATGCTCTAAGTGCCTTGCGCCCTAAAAGTGATTGGATCACAATTGCTGCTCAATGCTTAACAGACTAGCCCATATCATCCCATTGTTTGTACACTTGTATATCAGTTGCAGTCTTCAGGGTGAAAATCATTAACGGGGCATATTAATGGGTTGTATGGGCAAGATGGATCGTGTGTGGAGATAGGTAGGGAAAGCAAGAAGAGGGAAGGCAGATGGATATTTGTGGATTGGTAGGAGCTGCGTGCTTCACTAGCTGTTACTATTATAGAATGTTTTGCATCTGATAATCTGTCATGCCCCTACCTGAAGGCAAGACAAGTTTGTTGTATGCCTTTGTTTGGGCAAAGAATCGAACCTGCAGGTTGGAAAATAGCAGAAACATGTGAGATATTTAGACCATCCTGTCTGATATGATGCAAAAACCAAGCAATATTTGCATCAAGGGTGGGGAGGAAATTATATCTTCCCTAGGAACTTCTGTATTCAAAAGGCTAGTGTGATGACCAGTAATCTCACATATTGTCCTGTTAACCCATAAAATTAGCAAACTAAGTTTTGGCTTCGCCTAATTATCATCCAGTTACTAAAAGTTTTATGTCTTATGCTGTTAACATTACAGCATTATTCTGTATCTGCACATATTGCTTACTGCATTGGAGTCCATCCtgacattacttctgtacaatttCTTTGTGTCACTATTCTTTTCATGGAACATTAGTACCACCTGGGAAGAGGTCACATAGGTGTATCAATGAAAGCAAAGCTTTACCGTCTCTTGGAACAAAGATCGGCTACATGGTATTTGTTTGTTGATTGGAGTTTTGATTCCATCACCATGATTAATTTCTAAACTATTTATTTTCTTAACTAATTATCTTTTTTTGTAGCCCATATTTTGTTATTCCTTTGTGGAGAGGAAGTGGATATACCACCATGTTTATGCAAGGTTATTTCTCGGCTCTACTGCAGATATTCGATTTTCACAAGCCTTGTTGACTGCTTTCCTTTTCACAATTTTCCATTGAAATTGAACTTTGTTACAGTCTCGTCTATAAGTATGTTCTTTACTAAACATATATTTCTTAAATTCATATCAATGGGCTTTGGTCAATCTGACATTCTTAATATCCTGTGCATGTTATTGTTCAAGTGTCCAATTGTATGTTTTGTTGATTATCAGTAAATGAAACGGGTTATTAAAACAAATCTGTTTATTCTAGATGGGGCTGTTTGAACCTGATATCTAGGCAAAATTTGCTACATGACACTCTATATCTGTGGTATTTACTCTATTGTACTATAAATTCAAAGCTTGCCAGACAAACTTTAAGCTTGCATCAATTTGCCAACACGCACTCCACCTACTATAATAACATTATCTGACTTGGGAGTGGGAAAACGCGTGAAAAGTCTGTTTTGccattttttgtaatttcttttgaaaaattaatagcTGCACAAAGTAGACATGCATAACAATGCATATTTACGCAGAAATTAACTGATACATATTTTGGCCAAATAGATGGCATCACAAACAATTAAATCTCTAGATCACTAAACATGCATCAGTGTGTTTACAAGTTCAAAGATGCTGTACTCATGAGAATAAAGCAGACTTTGCCTGCTCTCTCTCCCATTAAGCCAAATATTATTACAATTGGTGGTGTGTTCAGGCGACACAGTGTTAGAATGCTTTAGCAAAGTTGCAAATTTGGAGTGTGATGGAGCAAATGTCATGAATTTGTAGTGTCCTGTAGCCAGTTTGCCTCTCAAGAATGGTAGATGTACTCACACTCGTACCAAATGAACATCGACAGACTACTGTTCATGAGAAATATATCTGAACATAACAAATGAACCAAGTATCCATGCTGTATCATCACGCTAACTCCAGGCCCTATCAGTTAATAGCTTTTAGTACTGATGTATTTACACGTAGATGTATCAGTAACTAACTAATTATATTTTGAACACCCCATCCAAATGTTGGGTGTGCTGGGGTAGTATATTTCTTGTAACTCTACGTCTGATACCCTTAATATTTATGCCTAGTATCTTGTCCATAAATGCAAGGCAGTGAGGCTGCAGAGACTAAAAGTTCGGTaaattttggtgaaatttatgAAGGGGTTGGTGTCGAAACACCGTTTTCTGCATGGCCATTTGTTTGTTCAAACCCACCTATTGGAATTGACAGCGTTTGTTTTGTTTTGAGCTAACTGCTCTATTCTCTGCCGTTCAACATTGCAGTCCAGCTGCCACACATGATCTTCACAGGGCTTGAAGACTACAAAGCAAGGGGAACTCAAGCAAGCCCTTACTATACAGTCACTCATTTCACAGAGTTTGCAGAAACCAAGGATACAGTGCTTGTCCGAGGAGACGTTGTCTTCACCAGCAAACTAACCGATGCAGAGGCAAAGTGTCTTTTAGAGACCGCCCACTCGTTCTACCTGAACGATGTGCGGTACAAGCTCGTGGAGCGTTTCAACAAGGAAACACATGATTTCGAGTTCAAAGATGTCCTTCAGGCGCTTGAAATGCCGTCCATGTGAGCAGAGATGTGAAGCCATCGTGCGACGACAAAGCTTCCCAGTGCGGTTAACCTGAAAGTACTGCCGAGAATGGAACTACCGAGTTCTTTTCTCCCCCCATTTTTTTGGCAGTTGTATCCTGGAAAAACAACCCTGAGTCGATATCACCCTGACTTTGCTGAGTGGTCATTCATCCTAGTCGTTTTGTCGTAGCCGTAGCAAAGAAGCGAACCAAGTTCCCAGgactgctagagatgctctaagaagcAGATCCGGGCAAAGCTTTAATAGGCATTCCGCAGCTATTTTGCTGTCGTTTCTCTTGGCCTTTTTGGCTAAAATTTTCATAATAATATGGTAGAATCAGAAACAAGCTATACTTGTTTCAGATCCTGATGACAATTGGCAAAATGTTTGTTTAAATTATGGATGGAAACCAGCTGTGTGGTGTTTTGGTATTTTCCATTTGATTTGATGGTTGTAAATCGGAAAATCGTATCTCCGTGCATATATCTGACTTGCAGTTCTGTGGGGAAGTGCCATGTGTAACTGTAAATATAGCTGAAAATTGGCCCCCACATTTAAGAAACTAGATGATACCTTGACATGGGAATTGATTGCAATATGTTTAAATAAGATTTGATTGTATGAAACATAAATTGTTGGTTTGAGAACTAAAACTgaaaatacatatgatttattAAATATATAAGTAACATAGTAGAACAGAAATTGTTGAGTCTTTTTCCATGCATGGTTATATGCTGAGGTAATAAGTTTACACGTGAGAAATATGTTAGTGAGATCACTTACTTAGGGCCTATTTGGTttatgactaactttgccacaactaaccttaggcaaagtgtggctgtcacaaaaaatgtggctaacaaaatggccaccacaagtgtggcaagatttggccaAAATCgagcctatgacatgtggaccatataACTAGAAAAATATGGCAAGTCACAAGTGTGACAATGAACAAAACACTTGGCTAAGATGTCGTGGCATGACTAAGATTATACGTGGCAATGTTAGGCTGGGAACCAAACAGACCCTTAGTTATCTTAGGATTCTGTtagttttttttaacacagtacatatGCAAGGATTCTCTTAGCTGACTCGTACAGGTGCCGCAAGCCCCGCAACGTTAACGCCGGTAGATCGTCAAGGTGAACCCGGGATGCATGATGGTCCTTGGTCTCTTGTCATTTTTAGCCAATTTGCGTGTTAGAGCTGGCCGGCACAAACTTGATCTTACTCCGGATGCACACATGACTTTTTAGCTCTATTAGGGAGTAGATGAGTTGGAACTTGCTGCTGCCGTCTCTAAGCTTCAGGAAGAAGATGTATGCCTATGGTACGTACCGTGCTGTTTCTGCTTTGCCACAATTGCTCCTCGGTTGTTTTCGGCAAACCTTTTCATTTTTGGGAAATGTGTTGGCGATGCTGTGTCGCGGGTGGTGTCTGCGTCCGAGCCATTATCGATCAGGCCAACGACGCCGTGCAAAACCCAAGTTCATGCATGCTTAAACGGGTGGCTGAATCGTGCAATGCAAGTGCTGTCACGGAGCAGATCAGGTGTGTACATGGATAAAGCCAAACGGCCAAACGATCTTACTGCTGTTTATTGGCTTTGCTGTGCGTTGCTTGCTCACCCGTTCTTGATACACAGATATATCCCGATGTGTTACCGTGTGTGCGCGTTCGTTCGTGTGATTaccgcaaaagaaaagaaaagaaatgagaAAGACAAAACGTCAACAACTGCGACCTGACAACCAGATCATACATCGTACGAATACGGAACAAGGCACAAATACCATACTTTCTTTTCTCAGAAGTTGCCTACACACGCATGAAAGTAACCTCCACCTACAGAACAGTTAACTTGGTTGCAATCACCTCAGTGCAGTACAAGGAGGTTCACACCAACGCCAATAAGGATCATAGACCACAATTACTGGACACCGTTAAAAATATATAGTACtgctccgtaaagaaatataagagcatttagatcactaaaatagtgatccaAATGCCC encodes the following:
- the LOC123145320 gene encoding uncharacterized protein, which encodes MRRLPLRLLRSAAAGSLRSPAPSRGCPVPRAPHLPAEAAAAPAELARWLPRRGYSRFASGFTPLEPKKLGSILDVERAKGLSPEHLVAAWDDYHLGRGHIGVSMKAKLYRLLEQRSATCPYFVIPLWRGSGYTTMFMQVQLPHMIFTGLEDYKARGTQASPYYTVTHFTEFAETKDTVLVRGDVVFTSKLTDAEAKCLLETAHSFYLNDVRYKLVERFNKETHDFEFKDVLQALEMPSM